In Planctomycetia bacterium, the genomic window CCTGATCTCCGACCCCTGACCCCTCTCCGCCCCCTACCCGATCACCACGCGAGGTTGTCGTTCCGGGTCGTTTTGGGCTTTGTTGATCAAGGCCCGCACCATCCACGGCACGTTCCCTTCGCCGAACAGTAGGAAGCTGAAGCTTGCGGCCAGCGGGCTTTCGTCGGACCAGCCGAAGTGAATCTCCGGCGGCTTGCCGAACACCGAGAGTTCCAGCGCCGCGGCAGCCACGGCGTGGGCGATCGAGACGCAGCGCGTGATCCGGATAATGAACTTCCCTTCGGTCTCGATCACTTCCAACAGAGGAATGTGTCCGAACTCGCTCGGGTCGCCCAACTCCGCCTCGACGAACACGACCGGCACTTCCGGCGGCAGGCGATGCAGAATGCGAATCGCTTGTTCTTTCTCTTCGAGTCCGCGCCGGCCCGGCCGATGCGGCACGAGCACCGGGAACTCCAGATGCTTGAGACTGTCCCAGAGGAACTTCGAAGTTGCATCGGCGAAGGCGAAGCCGTCGAAGCGCATCTCGGTGCTGCGCGAAAGGCGCGACGCGAACGACAAGATCAACACCGCCACGATGAAGCACGCGGCGATCTTGATGCCGTCGGGCCGTTCGAGCATGTTGGCCCCGGTCGTGTACACGAACACGACACCGATCGCCAAATACTTCCACGGAATGCGGAACAAGATGAATTTGCCTGCGCGGCTGCGGTACACATCGATCACCGTCGCCACGCACGCACTGCTCATCAACACGAGCACGCCCGTCGCGTAGGCGCCACCTTGCGCGCTGACGTCGGCGT contains:
- a CDS encoding amino acid transporter: ADVSAQGGAYATGVLVLMSSACVATVIDVYRSRAGKFILFRIPWKYLAIGVVFVYTTGANMLERPDGIKIAACFIVAVLILSFASRLSRSTEMRFDGFAFADATSKFLWDSLKHLEFPVLVPHRPGRRGLEEKEQAIRILHRLPPEVPVVFVEAELGDPSEFGHIPLLEVIETEGKFIIRITRCVSIAHAVAAAALELSVFGKPPEIHFGWSDESPLAASFSFLLFGEGNVPWMVRALINKAQNDPERQPRVVIG